The following proteins are co-located in the Triticum aestivum cultivar Chinese Spring chromosome 1A, IWGSC CS RefSeq v2.1, whole genome shotgun sequence genome:
- the LOC101867528 gene encoding gamma-gliadin-like, producing the protein MKTLFILTILAMATTIATANMQVDPSGQVQWPQQQPFRQPQQPFYQQPQHTFPQPQQTFPHQPQQQFPQPQQPQQQFPQPQQPQQPFPQPQQAQLPFPQQPQQPFPQPQQPQQPFPQSQQPQQPFPQPQQPQQSFPQQQQPLIQPYLQQQMNPCKNYLLQQCNPVSLVSSLVSMILPRSDCQVMQQQCCQQLAQIPRQLQCAAIHSVVHSIVMQQEQQQGIQILRPLFQLVQGQGIIQPQQPAQYEVIRSLVLRTLPNMCNVYVRPDCSTINAPFASIVAGISGQ; encoded by the coding sequence atgaagaccttattcatccTAACAATCCTTGCGATGGCAACAACTATCGCCACCGCGAATATGCAGGTCGACCCCAGCGGCCAAGTACAATGGCCACAACAACAACCATTCCGCCAGCCCCAACAACCATTCTACCAGCAACCACAACACACATTTCCCCAACCCCAACAAACATTCCCCCATCAACCACAACAACAATTTCCCCAGCCCCAGCAACCACAACAACAATTTCCGCAGCCCCAGCAACCACAACAACCATTTCCCCAGCCCCAACAAGCCCAACTACCATTTCCCCAACAACCACAACAACCATTCCCCCAGCCTCAACAACCCCAACAACCATTTCCCCAGTCACAGCAACCACAACAACCTTTTCCCCAGCCCCAACAACCGCAACAATCATTCCCCCAGCAACAACAACCGTTGATTCAGCCATATCTACAACAACAGATGAACCCTTGCAAGAATTACCTCTTACAGCAATGCAACCCTGTGTCATTGGTGTCATCCCTCGTGTCAATGATCTTGCCACGAAGTGATTGCCAGGTGATGCAGCAACAATGTTGCCAACAACTAGCACAGATTCCTCGCCAGCTCCAGTGTGCAGCCATCCATAGCGTCGTGCATTCCATCGTCATGCAGCAAGAACAACAACAAGGCATACAGATCCTCCGGCCACTGTTTCAGCTCGTCCAAGGTCAGGGCATCATCCAACCTCAACAACCAGCTCAATATGAGGTGATCAGGTCATTGGTATTGAGAACCCTTCCAAACATGTGCAACGTGTATGTCCGACCTGACTGCTCCACCATCAACGCACCATTTGCCAGCATAGTCGCCGGCATCAGTGGACAATGA
- the LOC101669860 gene encoding gamma-gliadin-like, producing MKTLFILTILAMATTIATANMQVDPSGQVQWPQQQPFRQPQQPFYQQPQHTFPQPQQTFPHQPQQQFPQPQQPQQQFPQPQQPQQPFPQPQQAQLPFPQQPQQPFPQPQQPQQPFPQSQQPQQPFPQPQQPQQSFPQQQQPLIQPYLQQQMNPCKNYLLQQCNPVSLVSSLVSMILPRSDCQVMQQQCCQQLAQIPRQLQCAAIHSVVHSIVMQQEQQQGIQILRPLFQLVQGQGIIQPQQPAQYEVIRSLVLRTLPNMCNVYVRPDCSTINAPFASIVAGISGQ from the coding sequence atgaagaccttattcatccTAACAATCCTTGCGATGGCAACAACTATCGCCACCGCGAATATGCAGGTCGACCCCAGCGGCCAAGTACAATGGCCACAACAACAACCATTCCGCCAGCCCCAACAACCATTCTACCAGCAACCACAACACACATTTCCCCAACCCCAACAAACATTCCCCCATCAACCACAACAACAATTTCCCCAGCCCCAGCAACCACAACAACAATTTCCGCAGCCCCAGCAACCACAACAACCATTTCCCCAGCCCCAACAAGCCCAACTACCATTTCCCCAACAACCACAACAACCATTCCCCCAGCCTCAACAACCCCAACAACCATTTCCCCAGTCACAGCAACCACAACAACCTTTTCCCCAGCCCCAACAACCGCAACAATCATTCCCCCAGCAACAACAACCGTTGATTCAGCCATATCTACAACAACAGATGAACCCTTGCAAGAATTACCTCTTACAACAATGCAACCCTGTGTCATTGGTGTCATCCCTCGTGTCAATGATATTGCCACGAAGTGATTGCCAGGTGATGCAGCAACAATGTTGCCAACAACTAGCACAGATTCCTCGCCAGCTCCAGTGTGCAGCCATCCATAGCGTCGTGCATTCCATCGTCATGCAGCAAGAACAACAACAAGGCATACAGATCCTCCGGCCACTGTTTCAGCTCGTCCAAGGTCAGGGCATCATCCAACCTCAACAACCAGCTCAATATGAGGTGATCAGGTCATTGGTATTGAGAACCCTTCCAAACATGTGCAACGTGTATGTCCGACCTGACTGCTCCACCATCAACGCACCATTTGCCAGCATAGTCGCCGGCATCAGTGGACAATGA